A stretch of the Acyrthosiphon pisum isolate AL4f chromosome A2, pea_aphid_22Mar2018_4r6ur, whole genome shotgun sequence genome encodes the following:
- the LOC100160929 gene encoding inositol hexakisphosphate and diphosphoinositol-pentakisphosphate kinase isoform X2, producing the protein MRIKNTILKKMEQGYQELCKTQPTILVEDFEPMKPLEEEELMEASLTTDRKQVIVGICAMKKKSFSKPMKEILNRLAEFEYLKMIVFEEELLLKPIEEWPICDCLISFHSKGFPLEKAIRYAELRNPLVINHLPTQFALQDRRQVYSILESEGILIPRYAVLDRESQDPNLHELVESEDHVEINGVVFNKPFVEKPVSAEDHNIYIYYPTSAGGGSQRLFRKIGSRSSVYSPESRVRKTGSFIYEDFMPTDGTDVKVYTVGPDYAHAEARKSPALDGKVERDSEGKEIRYPIILSNSEKMISRKVCLAFKQTVCGFDLLRANGKSFVCDVNGFSFVKNSNKYYDDCAKILGNMILRELAPTLHIPWSVPFQLDDPPIVPTTVGKMMELRCVVAVIRHGDRTPKQKMKVEVRHSKFFDVFERYGGKMKGEVKLKHPKQLQEVLDIARALLDEIEHHEADQELEEKKRKLEQLKSVLEMYGHFSGINRKVQMKYQPHGRPRKEQSVNFKQDPSLVLILKWGGELTPAGRVQAEKLGQIFRCMYPGGQGRNSDTQGLGLLRLHSTFRHDLKIYASDEGRVQMTAAAFAKGLLALEGELTPILVQMVKSANTNGLLDNDRDSSEQQNMTKEQLHKLMQNDHIFTPEDRAMINPCRAISIDEALDYVKNPVQCCEIVQELIQKLVAVVESKKDDPKKADTVLYHGETWELMGQRWSKIEKDFYTKNKKFDISKIPDIYDCIKYDLQHNQRTLQFEEAEELYTYAKYLADIVIPQEYGLDIDEKVTISQGICTPLLRKLKSDLQRNVEEPCEEADDETVNRLNPTYSYGVLSPRRHVRSRLYFTSESHIHSLLSILRFGGLLDVYNDEQWGRAMEYVSIVSELNYMTQIVIMLYEDPTKDVKSDERFHVELHFSPGVNCCVRKNLPPGPGFRPQTGSNFKTKHKDYEEDDSLDEDEGHSRFSVTEPQIEEEEEEDHSRFSITEDDKKESSEPPIFSEDDTCDGPMKFKFCQPQNATAKRHCYFSHLFSASPPTSSLFSTAVISGSSSTSDLHDLMTGPSSYAGSIIGCDGVPPIRPLETLHNALSLNQVITFFDKVINNQEPSSPEIWP; encoded by the exons ATGAGAattaagaatacaatattaaaaa AGATGGAGCAAGGTTACCAGGAACTCTGCAAAACTCAACCAACCATTCTTGTTGAAGATTTCGAGCCAATGAAGCCACTTGAAGAAGAAGAGTTAATGGAAGCATCTTTAACTACAGACCGTAAACAAGTTATTGTTGGCATATGtgccatgaaaaaaaaaagtttttctaaaCCAATGAAAGAAATTCTGAACAGGCTAGCTGAGttcgaatatttaaaaatgatagtttttgaagaagaattattattaaaacctatCGAAGAATGGCCCATTTGTGATTGTTTGATATCTTTTCATTCTAAAGGATTTCCTCTTGAAAAAGCTATTAGATATGCTGAGCTTAGGAATCCATTGGTTATTAATCACTTGCCAACTCAGTTTGCTCTCCAAGATAGAAGGCAGGTTTATTCAATTTTGGAATCCGAAGGAATTTTAATTCCTAGGTATGCAGTTTTAGATAGAGAATCCCAGGATCCAAATTTACACGAGCTAGTAGAGTCTGAAGACCATGTTGAAATAAATGGTGTTGTATTCAATAAACCATTTGTTGAAAAACCAGTTTCTGCTgaagatcataatatttatatttattatcctaCTTCAGCAGGAGGTGGAAGTCAGAGACTTTTTCGGAAAATCGGTAGTCGTAGTAGTGTTTATTCTCCAGAATCTAGAGTTAGGAAAACTGGTTCTTTTATATACGAAGATTTTATGCCAACTGATGGAACTGATGTTAAAGTATATACTGTTGGCCCAGATTATGCTCACGCGGAAGCACGTAAGTCACCTGCTCTGGACGGTAAAGTTGAACGTGATTCTGAAGGTAAGGAGATACGATATCCTATTATCCTCAGTAATTCTGAAAAAATGATTTCTCGTAAGGTATGTTTAGCATTTAAGCAAACTGTATGTGGCTTTGACCTACTACGAGCAAATGGTAAATCTTTTGTTTGTGATGTGAATGGATttagttttgttaaaaattcaaataaatactaTGACGATTGTGCCAAAATATTAGGAAACATGATACTTAGAGAATTGGCACCTACACTTCATATACCTTGGTCGGTTCCTTTTCAACTAGATGACCCTCCAATTGTTCCTACTACTGTTGGAAAAATGATGGAATTACGGTGTGTTGTGGCTGTTATAAGACATGGAGATCGTACTcctaaacaaaaaatgaaagttGAAGTTAGACATTCCAAATTTTTTGATGTGTTTGAAAGGTATGGGGGTAAAATGAAAGGAgaagttaaattaaaacatcCTAAGCAACTTCAAGAAGTTTTAGATATTGCCAGAGCATTGTTAGATGAAATTGAGCATCATGAAGCTGATCAAGAGCTTGaagagaaaaaaagaaaacttgaACAATTAAAAAGTGTTTTAGAAATGTATGGTCATTTTTCAGGAATAAATCGTAAAGTCCAAATGAAATATCAACCTCACGGAAGACCAAGGAAAGAACAAAgtgtaaattttaaacaagatcCATCACTTGTTCTAATACTTAAATGGGGAGGCGAATTAACTCCTGCAGGGAGAGTTCAAGCAGAAAAATTAGGACAAATTTTCAGATGTATGTATCCTGGAGGCCAGGGTAGAAATTCAGATACTCAAGGATTGGGGCTACTTAGATTACATTCTACATTTCGccatgatttaaaaatttatgcAAGTGATGAAGGTAGAGTGCAAATGACAGCTGCTGCATTTGCAAAAGGATTATTGGCTCTTGAAGGGGAATTAACACCAATTCTTGTACAAATGGTTAAAAGTGCCAATACAAATGGTTTATTAGATAATGATCGTGATTCCAGtgaacaacaaaatatgacaaAAGAACAGTTACACAAATTAATGCAGAATGACCATATATTTACTCCTGAAGATCGAGCAATGATAAATCCTTGTAGAGCTATTAGTATAGATGAAGCATTAGATTATGTAAAAAATCCTGTTCAGTGTTGTGAAATAGTACAAGAACTAATACAGAAGTTAGTTGCTGTTGTAGAATCCAAAAAAGATGATCCAAAAAAAGCAGACACTGTATTATACCATGGTGAAACATGGGAACTTATGGGACAACGAtggtcaaaaattgaaaaagatttttatactaaaaataaaaaatttgatatatcCAAGATTCCTGATATatatgattgtataaaatatgacttaCAGCATAATCAACGAACCTTACAATTTGAAGAAGCTGAAGAATTGTATACGTATGCCAAATATTTGGCCGATATAGTTATTCCTCAAGAATATGGGTTGGATATAGATGAAAAGGTTACTATAAGTCAAGGAATTTGCACTCCTTTATTAAGAAAACTTAAATCTGACTTGCAACGAAATGTTGAAGAGCCATGCGAAGAAGCAGATGATGAAACAGTAAATCGTTTAAATCCTACATATTCATATGGTGTATTAAGTCCTAGAAGACATGTAAGATctcgtttatattttactagtgAAAGCCATATCCATTCACTTTTATCTATTTTGAGATTTGGTGGCCTGTTAGATGTGTACAATGATGAACAATGGGGTCGAGCTATGGAATATGTCAGTATTGTTTCAGAACTTAACTATATGACTCAAATTGTCATTATGTTGTATGAAGATCCTACCAAAGATGTAAAATCTGATGAGAGATTCCATGTAGAACTACATTTCAGTCCTGGTGTTAATTGTTGTGTTCGAAAAAATTTACCACCAGGTCCTGGTTTTCGACCACAAACAGGTagtaatttcaaaacaaaacataaagaTTACGAAGAGGATGATTCTTTAGATGAAGATGAAGGGCATAGTAGATTTTCCGTGACAGAACCGCAAattgaagaagaagaagaagaagatcaTAGTCGATTTTCTATTACTGAAGATGATAAAAAAGAATCATCTGAACCGCCAATATTTTCTGAGGATGACACTTGCGATGGACCaatgaagttcaaattttgtcaGCCTCAAAATGCTACAGCCAAGAGACATTGTTATTTTTCACATTTGTTTTCTGCATCTCCGCCAACCAGTAGTTTGTTTAGTACTGCTGTAATTAGTGGTTCATCTAGCACTTCAGATTTACATGATTTGATGACGGGTCCTTCAAGCTATGCTGGTTCAATAATTGGTTGCGATGGGGTTCCACCAATAAGACCTTTAGAAACATTGCACAATGCATTGTCATTAAATcaagttataactttttttgataAGGTTATTAATAACCAAGAACCAAGTTCACCAGAAATTTGgccataa
- the LOC100160929 gene encoding U4/U6.U5 tri-snRNP-associated protein 2 isoform X4 — translation MASFNQSTDENKQNGKRKWNESHSDIERNSQDDEDDHSTTDKWMKKVHRLCPYLDTINRQVLDFDFEKLCSVSLSRINVYACLVCGKYFQGRGTNTHAYTHSVAESHHVFLNLQTLKFYCLPDNYEIVDSSLDDIKYVLNPTFTPKHVGQLDTCDKRSRAIDGTLYLPGIVGLNNIKANDYCNVILQALSNVTPLRDYFLDERNYAKVKRPPGDSVFLLVQRFGELMRKLWNPRNFKAHVSPHEMLQAVVLWSGKKFQFTEQGDPIDFLSWFLNSLHRALNGKKSRHSSIVYKTFMGSMRVKTRKIPPVELDEKQRYSLLCTDEYAEHVSESPFLYLTCDLPPPPLFKDEVMENIIPQVSLYSLLTKFNNESEKEYKTYKENFMKRFEITQLPPYLILYIKRFTKNTFFVEKNPTIVNFPVKNVDFGDILTPEVKAAHKNTSYDLIANIVHDGEPNKGTYRVHVLKQGNSKWYEMQDLHVSDILPQMITLTEAYIQIYKLRTDR, via the exons ATGGCATCATTCAACCAAAGCACGGATGAAAATAAACAGAATGGCAAGAGGAAATGGAATGAATCACATTCGGACATTGAACGAAATTCTCAAGATGATGAAGACGACCACTCAACtactg ACAAATGGATGAAAAAAGTACACCGCTTGTGTCCGTATTTAGACACGATCAACCGACAGGTGTTGGACTTTGATTTCGAAAAATTGTGTTCCGTGTCGCTGTCGCGGATCAACGTCTACGCGTGTCTAGTGTGCGGTAAATATTTTCAAG GTCGCGGCACCAACACTCACGCCTACACTCACAGCGTTGCCGAAAGTCACCACGTTTTTTTGAACCTACAAACCCTGAAGTTCTACTGTCTGCCCGATAACTACGAAATAGTcg ATTCCTCGCTGGACGACATCAAGTACGTACTGAACCCGACTTTCACGCCCAAGCACGTCGGTCAGCTGGACACGTGTGACAAACGGTCGCGGGCAATCGACGGTACGCTATACCTGCCTGGCATCGTGGGCCTAAACAATATCAAGGCCAACGACTATTGCAACGTCATCTTACAGGCTTTATCCAACGTCACGCCACTCCGGGACTACTTTCTGGATGAGAGAAACTACGCTAAGGTGAAACGGCCACCCGGCGACAGCGTATTCCTGCTGGTCCAGCGGTTCGGTGAGCTCATGCGGAAGCTGTGGAACCCCCGAAACTTTAAGGCTCACGTGTCGCCACACGAAATGTTACAGGCGGTCGTCCTGTGGAGCGGCAAGAAGTTTCAGTTCACCGAGCAGG GCGACCCGATTGACTTTTTGTCGTGGTTTTTAAACTCTTTGCACAGAGCGTTGAATGGGAAGAAGAGCCGTCACTCCAGTATCGTGTACAAGACGTTCATGGGCAGTATGCGCGTGAAGACTCGAAAGATTCCACCTGTGGAGCTGGACGAAAAACAGAGGTACAGTCTGCTGTGCACGGACGAATATGCCGAGCACGTGTCCGAATCGCCGTTTCTCTATTTGACTTGTGATTTACCGCCGCCACCGTTGTTCAAAGACGAAGTCATGGAAAACATCATACCGcaa GTTAGTTTGTATTCTCTGCTGACTAAGTTCAACAATGAATCGGAAAAAGAGTACAAGACTTACAAGGAAAACTTCATGAAACGTTTCGAGATCACTCAGCTTCCGCCGTACTTGATCCTATACATAAAG CGTTTTACGAAGAACACGTTTTTCGTCGAGAAGAATCCCACTATCGTCAACTTCCCGGTAAA GAACGTGGACTTCGGAGACATACTCACGCCAGAGGTAAAAGCAGCGCATAAAAATACTTCCTACGACTTGATCGCCAACATCGTGCACGACGGCGAACCAAACAAAGGCACGTATCGCGTGCACGTGCTAAAACAAGGAAACAGCAAGTGGTACGAGATGCAAGATTTGCACGTCAGCGACATTCTCCCGCAGATGATCACTCTGACCGAAGCTTACATCCAG ATTTACAAGCTCAGAACTGATAGATAG
- the LOC100160929 gene encoding inositol hexakisphosphate and diphosphoinositol-pentakisphosphate kinase isoform X1 produces the protein MASFNQSTDENKQNGKRKWNESHSDIERNSQDDEDDHSTTEMEQGYQELCKTQPTILVEDFEPMKPLEEEELMEASLTTDRKQVIVGICAMKKKSFSKPMKEILNRLAEFEYLKMIVFEEELLLKPIEEWPICDCLISFHSKGFPLEKAIRYAELRNPLVINHLPTQFALQDRRQVYSILESEGILIPRYAVLDRESQDPNLHELVESEDHVEINGVVFNKPFVEKPVSAEDHNIYIYYPTSAGGGSQRLFRKIGSRSSVYSPESRVRKTGSFIYEDFMPTDGTDVKVYTVGPDYAHAEARKSPALDGKVERDSEGKEIRYPIILSNSEKMISRKVCLAFKQTVCGFDLLRANGKSFVCDVNGFSFVKNSNKYYDDCAKILGNMILRELAPTLHIPWSVPFQLDDPPIVPTTVGKMMELRCVVAVIRHGDRTPKQKMKVEVRHSKFFDVFERYGGKMKGEVKLKHPKQLQEVLDIARALLDEIEHHEADQELEEKKRKLEQLKSVLEMYGHFSGINRKVQMKYQPHGRPRKEQSVNFKQDPSLVLILKWGGELTPAGRVQAEKLGQIFRCMYPGGQGRNSDTQGLGLLRLHSTFRHDLKIYASDEGRVQMTAAAFAKGLLALEGELTPILVQMVKSANTNGLLDNDRDSSEQQNMTKEQLHKLMQNDHIFTPEDRAMINPCRAISIDEALDYVKNPVQCCEIVQELIQKLVAVVESKKDDPKKADTVLYHGETWELMGQRWSKIEKDFYTKNKKFDISKIPDIYDCIKYDLQHNQRTLQFEEAEELYTYAKYLADIVIPQEYGLDIDEKVTISQGICTPLLRKLKSDLQRNVEEPCEEADDETVNRLNPTYSYGVLSPRRHVRSRLYFTSESHIHSLLSILRFGGLLDVYNDEQWGRAMEYVSIVSELNYMTQIVIMLYEDPTKDVKSDERFHVELHFSPGVNCCVRKNLPPGPGFRPQTGSNFKTKHKDYEEDDSLDEDEGHSRFSVTEPQIEEEEEEDHSRFSITEDDKKESSEPPIFSEDDTCDGPMKFKFCQPQNATAKRHCYFSHLFSASPPTSSLFSTAVISGSSSTSDLHDLMTGPSSYAGSIIGCDGVPPIRPLETLHNALSLNQVITFFDKVINNQEPSSPEIWP, from the exons ATGGCATCATTCAACCAAAGCACGGATGAAAATAAACAGAATGGCAAGAGGAAATGGAATGAATCACATTCGGACATTGAACGAAATTCTCAAGATGATGAAGACGACCACTCAACtactg AGATGGAGCAAGGTTACCAGGAACTCTGCAAAACTCAACCAACCATTCTTGTTGAAGATTTCGAGCCAATGAAGCCACTTGAAGAAGAAGAGTTAATGGAAGCATCTTTAACTACAGACCGTAAACAAGTTATTGTTGGCATATGtgccatgaaaaaaaaaagtttttctaaaCCAATGAAAGAAATTCTGAACAGGCTAGCTGAGttcgaatatttaaaaatgatagtttttgaagaagaattattattaaaacctatCGAAGAATGGCCCATTTGTGATTGTTTGATATCTTTTCATTCTAAAGGATTTCCTCTTGAAAAAGCTATTAGATATGCTGAGCTTAGGAATCCATTGGTTATTAATCACTTGCCAACTCAGTTTGCTCTCCAAGATAGAAGGCAGGTTTATTCAATTTTGGAATCCGAAGGAATTTTAATTCCTAGGTATGCAGTTTTAGATAGAGAATCCCAGGATCCAAATTTACACGAGCTAGTAGAGTCTGAAGACCATGTTGAAATAAATGGTGTTGTATTCAATAAACCATTTGTTGAAAAACCAGTTTCTGCTgaagatcataatatttatatttattatcctaCTTCAGCAGGAGGTGGAAGTCAGAGACTTTTTCGGAAAATCGGTAGTCGTAGTAGTGTTTATTCTCCAGAATCTAGAGTTAGGAAAACTGGTTCTTTTATATACGAAGATTTTATGCCAACTGATGGAACTGATGTTAAAGTATATACTGTTGGCCCAGATTATGCTCACGCGGAAGCACGTAAGTCACCTGCTCTGGACGGTAAAGTTGAACGTGATTCTGAAGGTAAGGAGATACGATATCCTATTATCCTCAGTAATTCTGAAAAAATGATTTCTCGTAAGGTATGTTTAGCATTTAAGCAAACTGTATGTGGCTTTGACCTACTACGAGCAAATGGTAAATCTTTTGTTTGTGATGTGAATGGATttagttttgttaaaaattcaaataaatactaTGACGATTGTGCCAAAATATTAGGAAACATGATACTTAGAGAATTGGCACCTACACTTCATATACCTTGGTCGGTTCCTTTTCAACTAGATGACCCTCCAATTGTTCCTACTACTGTTGGAAAAATGATGGAATTACGGTGTGTTGTGGCTGTTATAAGACATGGAGATCGTACTcctaaacaaaaaatgaaagttGAAGTTAGACATTCCAAATTTTTTGATGTGTTTGAAAGGTATGGGGGTAAAATGAAAGGAgaagttaaattaaaacatcCTAAGCAACTTCAAGAAGTTTTAGATATTGCCAGAGCATTGTTAGATGAAATTGAGCATCATGAAGCTGATCAAGAGCTTGaagagaaaaaaagaaaacttgaACAATTAAAAAGTGTTTTAGAAATGTATGGTCATTTTTCAGGAATAAATCGTAAAGTCCAAATGAAATATCAACCTCACGGAAGACCAAGGAAAGAACAAAgtgtaaattttaaacaagatcCATCACTTGTTCTAATACTTAAATGGGGAGGCGAATTAACTCCTGCAGGGAGAGTTCAAGCAGAAAAATTAGGACAAATTTTCAGATGTATGTATCCTGGAGGCCAGGGTAGAAATTCAGATACTCAAGGATTGGGGCTACTTAGATTACATTCTACATTTCGccatgatttaaaaatttatgcAAGTGATGAAGGTAGAGTGCAAATGACAGCTGCTGCATTTGCAAAAGGATTATTGGCTCTTGAAGGGGAATTAACACCAATTCTTGTACAAATGGTTAAAAGTGCCAATACAAATGGTTTATTAGATAATGATCGTGATTCCAGtgaacaacaaaatatgacaaAAGAACAGTTACACAAATTAATGCAGAATGACCATATATTTACTCCTGAAGATCGAGCAATGATAAATCCTTGTAGAGCTATTAGTATAGATGAAGCATTAGATTATGTAAAAAATCCTGTTCAGTGTTGTGAAATAGTACAAGAACTAATACAGAAGTTAGTTGCTGTTGTAGAATCCAAAAAAGATGATCCAAAAAAAGCAGACACTGTATTATACCATGGTGAAACATGGGAACTTATGGGACAACGAtggtcaaaaattgaaaaagatttttatactaaaaataaaaaatttgatatatcCAAGATTCCTGATATatatgattgtataaaatatgacttaCAGCATAATCAACGAACCTTACAATTTGAAGAAGCTGAAGAATTGTATACGTATGCCAAATATTTGGCCGATATAGTTATTCCTCAAGAATATGGGTTGGATATAGATGAAAAGGTTACTATAAGTCAAGGAATTTGCACTCCTTTATTAAGAAAACTTAAATCTGACTTGCAACGAAATGTTGAAGAGCCATGCGAAGAAGCAGATGATGAAACAGTAAATCGTTTAAATCCTACATATTCATATGGTGTATTAAGTCCTAGAAGACATGTAAGATctcgtttatattttactagtgAAAGCCATATCCATTCACTTTTATCTATTTTGAGATTTGGTGGCCTGTTAGATGTGTACAATGATGAACAATGGGGTCGAGCTATGGAATATGTCAGTATTGTTTCAGAACTTAACTATATGACTCAAATTGTCATTATGTTGTATGAAGATCCTACCAAAGATGTAAAATCTGATGAGAGATTCCATGTAGAACTACATTTCAGTCCTGGTGTTAATTGTTGTGTTCGAAAAAATTTACCACCAGGTCCTGGTTTTCGACCACAAACAGGTagtaatttcaaaacaaaacataaagaTTACGAAGAGGATGATTCTTTAGATGAAGATGAAGGGCATAGTAGATTTTCCGTGACAGAACCGCAAattgaagaagaagaagaagaagatcaTAGTCGATTTTCTATTACTGAAGATGATAAAAAAGAATCATCTGAACCGCCAATATTTTCTGAGGATGACACTTGCGATGGACCaatgaagttcaaattttgtcaGCCTCAAAATGCTACAGCCAAGAGACATTGTTATTTTTCACATTTGTTTTCTGCATCTCCGCCAACCAGTAGTTTGTTTAGTACTGCTGTAATTAGTGGTTCATCTAGCACTTCAGATTTACATGATTTGATGACGGGTCCTTCAAGCTATGCTGGTTCAATAATTGGTTGCGATGGGGTTCCACCAATAAGACCTTTAGAAACATTGCACAATGCATTGTCATTAAATcaagttataactttttttgataAGGTTATTAATAACCAAGAACCAAGTTCACCAGAAATTTGgccataa